The Labeo rohita strain BAU-BD-2019 chromosome 19, IGBB_LRoh.1.0, whole genome shotgun sequence genome window below encodes:
- the LOC127182280 gene encoding uncharacterized protein SPEM3-like isoform X8 — protein sequence MQMLSCLVLTFLKMLKKKVKHQDLSRQPKVEKHQDLSHQPKVEKHQGLSHQPKVEKHQDLSRQPKVEKHQGLSRQPKVEKHQDLSQQPKVEKHQGLSRQPKVEKHQDLSQQPKVEKHQDLSRQPKVEKHQDLSHQPKVEKHQDLSRQPKVEKHQGLSRQPKVEKHQDLSQQPKVEKHQGLSRQPKVEKHQGLSPQPKVEKHQDLSRQPKVEKHQDLSPQPKVEKHQGLSRQPKVEKHQDLSRQPKVEKHQDLSPQPKVEKHQGLSRQPKVEKHQGLSPQPKVEKHQDLSPQPKVEKHQGLSRQPKVEKHQDLSRQPKVEKHQGLSRQPKVGKHQDLSRQPRVEKHQGLSQQPKVEKHQDLSRQPRVEKHLSQQLKVKKHQDLSRQPKVEKHQGLSQQPKVEKHQGLSRQPKVEKHQDLSRQPKVEKHQGLSQQPKVEKHQDLSRQPKVEKHQDLSRQPKVEKHQDLSRQPKVEKHLSQQLKVEKHQDLSRQPKVEKHQDLSRQPKVEKHLIQQPKVEKHQDLSRQPKVEKHQDLSHQPKVENHQGLSRQPKVEKHQDLSRQPKVEKHQGLSRQPKVEKHQGLSRQPKVEKHQDLSRQPKVEKHQGLSRQPKVEKHQGLSRPKVANII from the exons ATGCAGATGTTGTCCTGCCTGGTTCTGACATTtctgaaaatgttgaaaaagaaGGTGAAGCATCAGGATCTCAGTCGTCAGCCGAAGGTGGAGAAGCATCAGGATCTCAGTCATCAGCCGAAGGTGGAGAAGCATCAGGGTCTCAGTCATCAGCCGAAGGTGGAGAAGCATCAGGATCTCAGTCGTCAGCCGAAGGTGGAGAAGCATCAGGGTCTCAGTCGTCAGCCGAAGGTGGAGAAGCATCAGGATCTCAGTCAGCAGCCGAAGGTGGAGAAGCATCAGGGTCTCAGTCGTCAGCCGAAGGTGGAGAAGCATCAGGATCTCAGTCAGCAGCCGAAGGTGGAGAAGCATCAGGATCTCAGTCGTCAGCCGAAGGTGGAGAAGCATCAGGATCTCAGTCATCAGCCGAAGGTGGAGAAGCATCAGGATCTCAGTCGTCAGCCGAAGGTGGAGAAGCATCAGGGTCTCAGTCGTCAGCCGAAGGTGGAGAAGCATCAGGATCTCAGTCAGCAGCCGAAGGTGGAGAAGCATCAGGGTCTCAGTCGTCAGCCGAAGGTGGAGAAGCATCAGGGTCTCAGTCCTCAGCCGAAGGTGGAGAAGCATCAGGATCTCAGTCGTCAGCCGAAG GTGGAGAAGCATCAGGATCTCAGTCCTCAGCCGAAGGTGGAGAAGCATCAGGGTCTCAGTCGTCAGCCGAAGGTGGAGAAGCATCAGGATCTCAGTCGTCAGCCGAAGGTGGAGAAGCATCAGGATCTCAGTCCTCAGCCGAAGGTGGAGAAGCATCAGGGTCTCAGTCGTCAGCCGAAGGTGGAGAAGCATCAGGGTCTCAGTCCTCAGCCGAAGGTGGAGAAGCATCAGGATCTCAGTCCTCAGCCGAAGGTGGAGAAGCATCAGGGTCTCAGTCGTCAGCCGAAGGTGGAGAAGCATCAGGATCTCAGTCGTCAGCCGAAGGTGGAGAAGCATCAGGGTCTCAGTCGTCAGCCGAAGGTGGGGAAACATCAGGATCTCAGTCGTCAGCCGAGGGTGGAGAAGCATCAGGGTCTCAGTCAGCAGCCGAAGGTGGAGAAACATCAGGATCTCAGTCGTCAGCCGAGGGTGGAGAAGCATCTCAGTCAGCAGCTGAAGGTGAAGAAACATCAGGATCTCAGTCGTCAACCGAAGGTGGAGAAGCATCAGGGTCTCAGTCAGCAGCCGAAGGTGGAGAAGCATCAGGGTCTCAGTCGTCAGCCGAAGGTGGAGAAGCATCAGGATCTCAGTCGTCAGCCGAAGGTGGAGAAGCATCAGGGTCTCAGTCAGCAGCCGAAGGTGGAGAAACATCAGGATCTCAGTCGTCAACCGAAGGTGGAGAAGCATCAGGATCTCAGTCGTCAGCCGAAGGTGGAGAAGCATCAGGATCTCAGTCGTCAGCCGAAGGTGGAGAAGCATCTCAGTCAGCAGCTGAAGGTGGAGAAACATCAGGATCTCAGTCGTCAGCCGAAG GTGGAGAAGCATCAGGATCTCAGTCGTCAGCCGAAGGTGGAGAAGCATCTCATTCAGCAGCCGAAGGTGGAGAAACATCAGGATCTCAGTCGTCAACCGAAGGTGGAGAAGCATCAGGATCTCAGTCATCAGCCGAAGGTGGAGAATCATCAGGGTCTCAGTCGTCAGCCGAAGGTGGAGAAGCATCAGGATCTCAGTCGTCAGCCGAAGGTGGAGAAACATCAGGGTCTCAGTCGGCAGCCGAAGGTGGAGAAACATCAGGGTCTCAGTCGTCAGCCGAAGGTGGAGAAGCATCAGGATCTCAGTCGTCAGCCGAAGGTGGAGAAACATCAGGGTCTCAGTCGGCAGCCGAAGGTGGAGAAACATCAGGGTCTCAGTCGGCCCAAGGTGGCAAACATCATataa
- the LOC127182280 gene encoding zinc finger protein 853-like isoform X40, with the protein MQMLSCLVLTFLKMLKKKVKHQDLSRQPKVEKHQDLSHQPKVEKHQGLSHQPKVEKHQDLSRQPKVEKHQGLSRQPKVEKHQDLSQQPKVEKHQGLSRQPKVEKHQDLSQQPKVEKHQDLSRQPKVEKHQDLSHQPKVEKHQDLSRQPKVEKHQGLSRQPKVEKHQDLSQQPKVEKHQGLSRQPKVEKHQGLSPQPKVEKHQDLSRQPKVEKHQGLSRQQKVEKHQDLSPQPKVEKHQGLSPQPKVEKHQDLSRQPKVEKHQGLSRQPKVGKHQDLSRQPRVEKHQGLSQQPKVEKHQDLSRQPRVEKHLSQQLKVKKHQDLSRQPKVEKHQGLSQQPKVEKHQGLSRQPKVEKHQDLSRQPKVEKHQGLSQQPKVEKHQDLSRQPKVEKHQDLSRQPKVEKHQDLSRQPKVEKHLSQQLKVEKHQDLSRQPKVEKHQDLSRQPKVEKHLIQQPKVEKHQDLSRQPKVEKHQDLSHQPKVENHQGLSRQPKVEKHQDLSRQPKVEKHQGLSRQPKVEKHQGLSRQPKVEKHQDLSRQPKVEKHQGLSRQPKVEKHQGLSRPKVANII; encoded by the exons ATGCAGATGTTGTCCTGCCTGGTTCTGACATTtctgaaaatgttgaaaaagaaGGTGAAGCATCAGGATCTCAGTCGTCAGCCGAAGGTGGAGAAGCATCAGGATCTCAGTCATCAGCCGAAGGTGGAGAAGCATCAGGGTCTCAGTCATCAGCCGAAGGTGGAGAAGCATCAGGATCTCAGTCGTCAGCCGAAGGTGGAGAAGCATCAGGGTCTCAGTCGTCAGCCGAAGGTGGAGAAGCATCAGGATCTCAGTCAGCAGCCGAAGGTGGAGAAGCATCAGGGTCTCAGTCGTCAGCCGAAGGTGGAGAAGCATCAGGATCTCAGTCAGCAGCCGAAGGTGGAGAAGCATCAGGATCTCAGTCGTCAGCCGAAGGTGGAGAAGCATCAGGATCTCAGTCATCAGCCGAAGGTGGAGAAGCATCAGGATCTCAGTCGTCAGCCGAAGGTGGAGAAGCATCAGGGTCTCAGTCGTCAGCCGAAGGTGGAGAAGCATCAGGATCTCAGTCAGCAGCCGAAGGTGGAGAAGCATCAGGGTCTCAGTCGTCAGCCGAAGGTGGAGAAGCATCAGGGTCTCAGTCCTCAGCCGAAGGTGGAGAAGCATCAGGATCTCAGTCGTCAGCCGAAGGTGGAGAAGCATCAGGGTCTCAGTCGTCAGCAGAAGGTGGAGAAGCATCAGGATCTCAGTCCTCAGCCGAAG GTGGAGAAGCATCAGGGTCTCAGTCCTCAGCCGAAG GTGGAGAAGCATCAGGATCTCAGTCGTCAGCCGAAGGTGGAGAAGCATCAGGGTCTCAGTCGTCAGCCGAAGGTGGGGAAACATCAGGATCTCAGTCGTCAGCCGAGGGTGGAGAAGCATCAGGGTCTCAGTCAGCAGCCGAAGGTGGAGAAACATCAGGATCTCAGTCGTCAGCCGAGGGTGGAGAAGCATCTCAGTCAGCAGCTGAAGGTGAAGAAACATCAGGATCTCAGTCGTCAACCGAAGGTGGAGAAGCATCAGGGTCTCAGTCAGCAGCCGAAGGTGGAGAAGCATCAGGGTCTCAGTCGTCAGCCGAAGGTGGAGAAGCATCAGGATCTCAGTCGTCAGCCGAAGGTGGAGAAGCATCAGGGTCTCAGTCAGCAGCCGAAGGTGGAGAAACATCAGGATCTCAGTCGTCAACCGAAGGTGGAGAAGCATCAGGATCTCAGTCGTCAGCCGAAGGTGGAGAAGCATCAGGATCTCAGTCGTCAGCCGAAGGTGGAGAAGCATCTCAGTCAGCAGCTGAAGGTGGAGAAACATCAGGATCTCAGTCGTCAGCCGAAG GTGGAGAAGCATCAGGATCTCAGTCGTCAGCCGAAGGTGGAGAAGCATCTCATTCAGCAGCCGAAGGTGGAGAAACATCAGGATCTCAGTCGTCAACCGAAGGTGGAGAAGCATCAGGATCTCAGTCATCAGCCGAAGGTGGAGAATCATCAGGGTCTCAGTCGTCAGCCGAAGGTGGAGAAGCATCAGGATCTCAGTCGTCAGCCGAAGGTGGAGAAACATCAGGGTCTCAGTCGGCAGCCGAAGGTGGAGAAACATCAGGGTCTCAGTCGTCAGCCGAAGGTGGAGAAGCATCAGGATCTCAGTCGTCAGCCGAAGGTGGAGAAACATCAGGGTCTCAGTCGGCAGCCGAAGGTGGAGAAACATCAGGGTCTCAGTCGGCCCAAGGTGGCAAACATCATataa
- the LOC127182280 gene encoding zinc finger protein 853-like isoform X35 has translation MQMLSCLVLTFLKMLKKKVKHQDLSRQPKVEKHQDLSHQPKVEKHQGLSHQPKVEKHQDLSRQPKVEKHQGLSRQPKVEKHQDLSQQPKVEKHQGLSRQPKVEKHQDLSQQPKVEKHQDLSRQPKVEKHQDLSHQPKVEKHQDLSRQPKVEKHQGLSRQPKVEKHQDLSQQPKVEKHQGLSRQPKVEKHQGLSPQPKVEKHQDLSRQPKVEKHQGLSRQQKVEKHQDLSPQPKVEKHQGLSRQPKVEKHQDLSRQPKVEKHQDLSPQPKVEKHQGLSRQPKVEKHQGLSPQPKVEKHQDLSPQPKVEKHQGLSRQPKVEKHQDLSRQPKVEKHQGLSQQPKVEKHQGLSRQPKVEKHQDLSRQPKVEKHQGLSQQPKVEKHQDLSRQPKVEKHQDLSRQPKVEKHQDLSRQPKVEKHLSQQLKVEKHQDLSRQPKVEKHQDLSRQPKVEKHLIQQPKVEKHQDLSRQPKVEKHQDLSHQPKVENHQGLSRQPKVEKHQDLSRQPKVEKHQGLSRQPKVEKHQGLSRQPKVEKHQDLSRQPKVEKHQGLSRQPKVEKHQGLSRPKVANII, from the exons ATGCAGATGTTGTCCTGCCTGGTTCTGACATTtctgaaaatgttgaaaaagaaGGTGAAGCATCAGGATCTCAGTCGTCAGCCGAAGGTGGAGAAGCATCAGGATCTCAGTCATCAGCCGAAGGTGGAGAAGCATCAGGGTCTCAGTCATCAGCCGAAGGTGGAGAAGCATCAGGATCTCAGTCGTCAGCCGAAGGTGGAGAAGCATCAGGGTCTCAGTCGTCAGCCGAAGGTGGAGAAGCATCAGGATCTCAGTCAGCAGCCGAAGGTGGAGAAGCATCAGGGTCTCAGTCGTCAGCCGAAGGTGGAGAAGCATCAGGATCTCAGTCAGCAGCCGAAGGTGGAGAAGCATCAGGATCTCAGTCGTCAGCCGAAGGTGGAGAAGCATCAGGATCTCAGTCATCAGCCGAAGGTGGAGAAGCATCAGGATCTCAGTCGTCAGCCGAAGGTGGAGAAGCATCAGGGTCTCAGTCGTCAGCCGAAGGTGGAGAAGCATCAGGATCTCAGTCAGCAGCCGAAGGTGGAGAAGCATCAGGGTCTCAGTCGTCAGCCGAAGGTGGAGAAGCATCAGGGTCTCAGTCCTCAGCCGAAGGTGGAGAAGCATCAGGATCTCAGTCGTCAGCCGAAGGTGGAGAAGCATCAGGGTCTCAGTCGTCAGCAGAAGGTGGAGAAGCATCAGGATCTCAGTCCTCAGCCGAAGGTGGAGAAGCATCAGGGTCTCAGTCGTCAGCCGAAGGTGGAGAAGCATCAGGATCTCAGTCGTCAGCCGAAGGTGGAGAAGCATCAGGATCTCAGTCCTCAGCCGAAGGTGGAGAAGCATCAGGGTCTCAGTCGTCAGCCGAAGGTGGAGAAGCATCAGGGTCTCAGTCCTCAGCCGAAGGTGGAGAAGCATCAGGATCTCAGTCCTCAGCCGAAGGTGGAGAAGCATCAGGGTCTCAGTCGTCAGCCGAAGGTGGAGAAGCATCAGGATCTCAGTCGTCAGCCGAAG GTGGAGAAGCATCAGGGTCTCAGTCAGCAGCCGAAGGTGGAGAAGCATCAGGGTCTCAGTCGTCAGCCGAAGGTGGAGAAGCATCAGGATCTCAGTCGTCAGCCGAAGGTGGAGAAGCATCAGGGTCTCAGTCAGCAGCCGAAGGTGGAGAAACATCAGGATCTCAGTCGTCAACCGAAGGTGGAGAAGCATCAGGATCTCAGTCGTCAGCCGAAGGTGGAGAAGCATCAGGATCTCAGTCGTCAGCCGAAGGTGGAGAAGCATCTCAGTCAGCAGCTGAAGGTGGAGAAACATCAGGATCTCAGTCGTCAGCCGAAG GTGGAGAAGCATCAGGATCTCAGTCGTCAGCCGAAGGTGGAGAAGCATCTCATTCAGCAGCCGAAGGTGGAGAAACATCAGGATCTCAGTCGTCAACCGAAGGTGGAGAAGCATCAGGATCTCAGTCATCAGCCGAAGGTGGAGAATCATCAGGGTCTCAGTCGTCAGCCGAAGGTGGAGAAGCATCAGGATCTCAGTCGTCAGCCGAAGGTGGAGAAACATCAGGGTCTCAGTCGGCAGCCGAAGGTGGAGAAACATCAGGGTCTCAGTCGTCAGCCGAAGGTGGAGAAGCATCAGGATCTCAGTCGTCAGCCGAAGGTGGAGAAACATCAGGGTCTCAGTCGGCAGCCGAAGGTGGAGAAACATCAGGGTCTCAGTCGGCCCAAGGTGGCAAACATCATataa
- the LOC127182280 gene encoding zinc finger protein 853-like isoform X49 yields MQMLSCLVLTFLKMLKKKVKHQDLSRQPKVEKHQDLSHQPKVEKHQGLSHQPKVEKHQDLSRQPKVEKHQGLSRQPKVEKHQDLSQQPKVEKHQGLSRQPKVEKHQDLSPQPKVEKHQGLSRQPKVEKHQDLSRQPKVEKHQDLSPQPKVEKHQGLSRQPKVEKHQGLSPQPKVEKHQDLSPQPKVEKHQGLSRQPKVEKHQDLSRQPKVEKHQGLSRQPKVGKHQDLSRQPRVEKHQGLSQQPKVEKHQDLSRQPRVEKHLSQQLKVKKHQDLSRQPKVEKHQGLSQQPKVEKHQGLSRQPKVEKHQDLSRQPKVEKHQGLSQQPKVEKHQDLSRQPKVEKHQDLSRQPKVEKHQDLSRQPKVEKHLSQQLKVEKHQDLSRQPKVEKHQDLSRQPKVEKHLIQQPKVEKHQDLSRQPKVEKHQDLSHQPKVENHQGLSRQPKVEKHQDLSRQPKVEKHQGLSRQPKVEKHQGLSRQPKVEKHQDLSRQPKVEKHQGLSRQPKVEKHQGLSRPKVANII; encoded by the exons ATGCAGATGTTGTCCTGCCTGGTTCTGACATTtctgaaaatgttgaaaaagaaGGTGAAGCATCAGGATCTCAGTCGTCAGCCGAAGGTGGAGAAGCATCAGGATCTCAGTCATCAGCCGAAGGTGGAGAAGCATCAGGGTCTCAGTCATCAGCCGAAGGTGGAGAAGCATCAGGATCTCAGTCGTCAGCCGAAGGTGGAGAAGCATCAGGGTCTCAGTCGTCAGCCGAAGGTGGAGAAGCATCAGGATCTCAGTCAGCAGCCGAAGGTGGAGAAGCATCAGGGTCTCAGTCGTCAGCCGAAG GTGGAGAAGCATCAGGATCTCAGTCCTCAGCCGAAGGTGGAGAAGCATCAGGGTCTCAGTCGTCAGCCGAAGGTGGAGAAGCATCAGGATCTCAGTCGTCAGCCGAAGGTGGAGAAGCATCAGGATCTCAGTCCTCAGCCGAAGGTGGAGAAGCATCAGGGTCTCAGTCGTCAGCCGAAGGTGGAGAAGCATCAGGGTCTCAGTCCTCAGCCGAAGGTGGAGAAGCATCAGGATCTCAGTCCTCAGCCGAAGGTGGAGAAGCATCAGGGTCTCAGTCGTCAGCCGAAGGTGGAGAAGCATCAGGATCTCAGTCGTCAGCCGAAGGTGGAGAAGCATCAGGGTCTCAGTCGTCAGCCGAAGGTGGGGAAACATCAGGATCTCAGTCGTCAGCCGAGGGTGGAGAAGCATCAGGGTCTCAGTCAGCAGCCGAAGGTGGAGAAACATCAGGATCTCAGTCGTCAGCCGAGGGTGGAGAAGCATCTCAGTCAGCAGCTGAAGGTGAAGAAACATCAGGATCTCAGTCGTCAACCGAAGGTGGAGAAGCATCAGGGTCTCAGTCAGCAGCCGAAGGTGGAGAAGCATCAGGGTCTCAGTCGTCAGCCGAAGGTGGAGAAGCATCAGGATCTCAGTCGTCAGCCGAAGGTGGAGAAGCATCAGGGTCTCAGTCAGCAGCCGAAGGTGGAGAAACATCAGGATCTCAGTCGTCAACCGAAGGTGGAGAAGCATCAGGATCTCAGTCGTCAGCCGAAGGTGGAGAAGCATCAGGATCTCAGTCGTCAGCCGAAGGTGGAGAAGCATCTCAGTCAGCAGCTGAAGGTGGAGAAACATCAGGATCTCAGTCGTCAGCCGAAG GTGGAGAAGCATCAGGATCTCAGTCGTCAGCCGAAGGTGGAGAAGCATCTCATTCAGCAGCCGAAGGTGGAGAAACATCAGGATCTCAGTCGTCAACCGAAGGTGGAGAAGCATCAGGATCTCAGTCATCAGCCGAAGGTGGAGAATCATCAGGGTCTCAGTCGTCAGCCGAAGGTGGAGAAGCATCAGGATCTCAGTCGTCAGCCGAAGGTGGAGAAACATCAGGGTCTCAGTCGGCAGCCGAAGGTGGAGAAACATCAGGGTCTCAGTCGTCAGCCGAAGGTGGAGAAGCATCAGGATCTCAGTCGTCAGCCGAAGGTGGAGAAACATCAGGGTCTCAGTCGGCAGCCGAAGGTGGAGAAACATCAGGGTCTCAGTCGGCCCAAGGTGGCAAACATCATataa
- the LOC127182280 gene encoding zinc finger protein 853-like isoform X43, producing MQMLSCLVLTFLKMLKKKVKHQDLSRQPKVEKHQDLSHQPKVEKHQGLSHQPKVEKHQDLSRQPKVEKHQGLSRQPKVEKHQDLSQQPKVEKHQGLSRQPKVEKHQDLSRQPKVEKHQGLSRQQKVEKHQDLSPQPKVEKHQGLSRQPKVEKHQDLSRQPKVEKHQDLSPQPKVEKHQGLSRQPKVEKHQGLSPQPKVEKHQDLSPQPKVEKHQGLSRQPKVEKHQDLSRQPKVEKHQGLSRQPKVGKHQDLSRQPRVEKHQGLSQQPKVEKHQDLSRQPRVEKHLSQQLKVKKHQDLSRQPKVEKHQGLSQQPKVEKHQGLSRQPKVEKHQDLSRQPKVEKHQGLSQQPKVEKHQDLSRQPKVEKHQDLSRQPKVEKHQDLSRQPKVEKHLSQQLKVEKHQDLSRQPKVEKHQDLSRQPKVEKHLIQQPKVEKHQDLSRQPKVEKHQDLSHQPKVENHQGLSRQPKVEKHQDLSRQPKVEKHQGLSRQPKVEKHQGLSRQPKVEKHQDLSRQPKVEKHQGLSRQPKVEKHQGLSRPKVANII from the exons ATGCAGATGTTGTCCTGCCTGGTTCTGACATTtctgaaaatgttgaaaaagaaGGTGAAGCATCAGGATCTCAGTCGTCAGCCGAAGGTGGAGAAGCATCAGGATCTCAGTCATCAGCCGAAGGTGGAGAAGCATCAGGGTCTCAGTCATCAGCCGAAGGTGGAGAAGCATCAGGATCTCAGTCGTCAGCCGAAGGTGGAGAAGCATCAGGGTCTCAGTCGTCAGCCGAAGGTGGAGAAGCATCAGGATCTCAGTCAGCAGCCGAAGGTGGAGAAGCATCAGGGTCTCAGTCGTCAGCCGAAG GTGGAGAAGCATCAGGATCTCAGTCGTCAGCCGAAGGTGGAGAAGCATCAGGGTCTCAGTCGTCAGCAGAAGGTGGAGAAGCATCAGGATCTCAGTCCTCAGCCGAAGGTGGAGAAGCATCAGGGTCTCAGTCGTCAGCCGAAGGTGGAGAAGCATCAGGATCTCAGTCGTCAGCCGAAGGTGGAGAAGCATCAGGATCTCAGTCCTCAGCCGAAGGTGGAGAAGCATCAGGGTCTCAGTCGTCAGCCGAAGGTGGAGAAGCATCAGGGTCTCAGTCCTCAGCCGAAGGTGGAGAAGCATCAGGATCTCAGTCCTCAGCCGAAGGTGGAGAAGCATCAGGGTCTCAGTCGTCAGCCGAAGGTGGAGAAGCATCAGGATCTCAGTCGTCAGCCGAAGGTGGAGAAGCATCAGGGTCTCAGTCGTCAGCCGAAGGTGGGGAAACATCAGGATCTCAGTCGTCAGCCGAGGGTGGAGAAGCATCAGGGTCTCAGTCAGCAGCCGAAGGTGGAGAAACATCAGGATCTCAGTCGTCAGCCGAGGGTGGAGAAGCATCTCAGTCAGCAGCTGAAGGTGAAGAAACATCAGGATCTCAGTCGTCAACCGAAGGTGGAGAAGCATCAGGGTCTCAGTCAGCAGCCGAAGGTGGAGAAGCATCAGGGTCTCAGTCGTCAGCCGAAGGTGGAGAAGCATCAGGATCTCAGTCGTCAGCCGAAGGTGGAGAAGCATCAGGGTCTCAGTCAGCAGCCGAAGGTGGAGAAACATCAGGATCTCAGTCGTCAACCGAAGGTGGAGAAGCATCAGGATCTCAGTCGTCAGCCGAAGGTGGAGAAGCATCAGGATCTCAGTCGTCAGCCGAAGGTGGAGAAGCATCTCAGTCAGCAGCTGAAGGTGGAGAAACATCAGGATCTCAGTCGTCAGCCGAAG GTGGAGAAGCATCAGGATCTCAGTCGTCAGCCGAAGGTGGAGAAGCATCTCATTCAGCAGCCGAAGGTGGAGAAACATCAGGATCTCAGTCGTCAACCGAAGGTGGAGAAGCATCAGGATCTCAGTCATCAGCCGAAGGTGGAGAATCATCAGGGTCTCAGTCGTCAGCCGAAGGTGGAGAAGCATCAGGATCTCAGTCGTCAGCCGAAGGTGGAGAAACATCAGGGTCTCAGTCGGCAGCCGAAGGTGGAGAAACATCAGGGTCTCAGTCGTCAGCCGAAGGTGGAGAAGCATCAGGATCTCAGTCGTCAGCCGAAGGTGGAGAAACATCAGGGTCTCAGTCGGCAGCCGAAGGTGGAGAAACATCAGGGTCTCAGTCGGCCCAAGGTGGCAAACATCATataa
- the LOC127182280 gene encoding chromodomain-helicase-DNA-binding protein 7-like isoform X24: protein MQMLSCLVLTFLKMLKKKVKHQDLSRQPKVEKHQDLSHQPKVEKHQGLSHQPKVEKHQDLSRQPKVEKHQGLSRQPKVEKHQDLSQQPKVEKHQGLSRQPKVEKHQDLSQQPKVEKHQDLSRQPKVEKHQDLSHQPKVEKHQDLSRQPKVEKHQGLSRQPKVEKHQDLSQQPKVEKHQGLSRQPKVEKHQGLSPQPKVEKHQDLSRQPKVEKHQGLSRQQKVEKHQDLSPQPKVEKHQGLSRQPKVEKHQDLSRQPKVEKHQDLSPQPKVEKHQGLSPQPKVEKHQDLSRQPKVEKHQGLSRQPKVGKHQDLSRQPRVEKHQGLSQQPKVEKHQDLSRQPRVEKHLSQQLKVKKHQDLSRQPKVEKHQGLSQQPKVEKHQGLSRQPKVEKHQDLSRQPKVEKHQGLSQQPKVEKHQDLSRQPKVEKHQDLSRQPKVEKHQDLSRQPKVEKHLSQQLKVEKHQDLSRQPKVEKHQDLSRQPKVEKHLIQQPKVEKHQDLSRQPKVEKHQDLSHQPKVENHQGLSRQPKVEKHQDLSRQPKVEKHQGLSRQPKVEKHQGLSRQPKVEKHQDLSRQPKVEKHQGLSRQPKVEKHQGLSRPKVANII from the exons ATGCAGATGTTGTCCTGCCTGGTTCTGACATTtctgaaaatgttgaaaaagaaGGTGAAGCATCAGGATCTCAGTCGTCAGCCGAAGGTGGAGAAGCATCAGGATCTCAGTCATCAGCCGAAGGTGGAGAAGCATCAGGGTCTCAGTCATCAGCCGAAGGTGGAGAAGCATCAGGATCTCAGTCGTCAGCCGAAGGTGGAGAAGCATCAGGGTCTCAGTCGTCAGCCGAAGGTGGAGAAGCATCAGGATCTCAGTCAGCAGCCGAAGGTGGAGAAGCATCAGGGTCTCAGTCGTCAGCCGAAGGTGGAGAAGCATCAGGATCTCAGTCAGCAGCCGAAGGTGGAGAAGCATCAGGATCTCAGTCGTCAGCCGAAGGTGGAGAAGCATCAGGATCTCAGTCATCAGCCGAAGGTGGAGAAGCATCAGGATCTCAGTCGTCAGCCGAAGGTGGAGAAGCATCAGGGTCTCAGTCGTCAGCCGAAGGTGGAGAAGCATCAGGATCTCAGTCAGCAGCCGAAGGTGGAGAAGCATCAGGGTCTCAGTCGTCAGCCGAAGGTGGAGAAGCATCAGGGTCTCAGTCCTCAGCCGAAGGTGGAGAAGCATCAGGATCTCAGTCGTCAGCCGAAGGTGGAGAAGCATCAGGGTCTCAGTCGTCAGCAGAAGGTGGAGAAGCATCAGGATCTCAGTCCTCAGCCGAAGGTGGAGAAGCATCAGGGTCTCAGTCGTCAGCCGAAGGTGGAGAAGCATCAGGATCTCAGTCGTCAGCCGAAGGTGGAGAAGCATCAGGATCTCAGTCCTCAGCCGAAG GTGGAGAAGCATCAGGGTCTCAGTCCTCAGCCGAAG GTGGAGAAGCATCAGGATCTCAGTCGTCAGCCGAAGGTGGAGAAGCATCAGGGTCTCAGTCGTCAGCCGAAGGTGGGGAAACATCAGGATCTCAGTCGTCAGCCGAGGGTGGAGAAGCATCAGGGTCTCAGTCAGCAGCCGAAGGTGGAGAAACATCAGGATCTCAGTCGTCAGCCGAGGGTGGAGAAGCATCTCAGTCAGCAGCTGAAGGTGAAGAAACATCAGGATCTCAGTCGTCAACCGAAGGTGGAGAAGCATCAGGGTCTCAGTCAGCAGCCGAAGGTGGAGAAGCATCAGGGTCTCAGTCGTCAGCCGAAGGTGGAGAAGCATCAGGATCTCAGTCGTCAGCCGAAGGTGGAGAAGCATCAGGGTCTCAGTCAGCAGCCGAAGGTGGAGAAACATCAGGATCTCAGTCGTCAACCGAAGGTGGAGAAGCATCAGGATCTCAGTCGTCAGCCGAAGGTGGAGAAGCATCAGGATCTCAGTCGTCAGCCGAAGGTGGAGAAGCATCTCAGTCAGCAGCTGAAGGTGGAGAAACATCAGGATCTCAGTCGTCAGCCGAAG GTGGAGAAGCATCAGGATCTCAGTCGTCAGCCGAAGGTGGAGAAGCATCTCATTCAGCAGCCGAAGGTGGAGAAACATCAGGATCTCAGTCGTCAACCGAAGGTGGAGAAGCATCAGGATCTCAGTCATCAGCCGAAGGTGGAGAATCATCAGGGTCTCAGTCGTCAGCCGAAGGTGGAGAAGCATCAGGATCTCAGTCGTCAGCCGAAGGTGGAGAAACATCAGGGTCTCAGTCGGCAGCCGAAGGTGGAGAAACATCAGGGTCTCAGTCGTCAGCCGAAGGTGGAGAAGCATCAGGATCTCAGTCGTCAGCCGAAGGTGGAGAAACATCAGGGTCTCAGTCGGCAGCCGAAGGTGGAGAAACATCAGGGTCTCAGTCGGCCCAAGGTGGCAAACATCATataa